The Bicyclus anynana chromosome 4, ilBicAnyn1.1, whole genome shotgun sequence genome window below encodes:
- the LOC112047287 gene encoding transcription termination factor 5, mitochondrial — translation MILRILVCRTSRSWRPANVRSVSCDRKITLKHLCKYLNVNESKAEYLLLKNPSLKNLDSLRIENVIDVLYRLGFHREVLLKQPALCSILPVTLNFRYKVLQECGIDNVSSSHLLSYLTTMKQKTIGELKDSKLIPSIVNVENRLASYMTQWPTSLTTLVHGDVNKMTLSELRLKIIQRYLELILDISPNEFERGLQTYPTIKHRPLQTINKTLNILQGQIVMNNEKIKSNFYLLHMDPENLENILYNLRSIAGIDIKEIIRRYPKLAIRNCSTLVEIKTILEQYGIGDEAQKRCFEIYTLSPSTIKERLEKTKNIPEFNTFYNHPRFLKMIHYNTKASKRLIDLYNTNKKCLSLNILSGSSTHYKVYERAQGDRLGKGKDLLFCISQSLGNLYSTNDIGRIIKRHPFWQYIPLVHVKYVHKQLCSEFTAHDIYENCTILLYPWNKIRQVINSLNTKSFTGSDTLFNDLLDIEMLNKSQKLSLITYILEKNHYFSGNGVWSEEKQTR, via the coding sequence ATGATTCTAAGAATACTGGTCTGCAGAACCTCCAGATCTTGGAGACCAGCTAACGTGCGTTCAGTTTCATGCGACCGTAAAATCACTTTAAAACATTTGTGCAAGTACTTAAACGTAAACGAAAGTAAAGCTGAATATTTGCTGTTGAAAAATCCAAGTTTAAAGAATTTAGACAGTTTGAGAATAGAAAATGTAATAGATGTACTTTACAGACTTGGATTTCATAGAGAAGTCCTCTTGAAACAACCAGCATTGTGCAGCATATTGCCTGTAACCCTTAATTTTAGATACAAAGTGTTGCAAGAATGTGGAATAGACAATGTATCATCATCTCACTTACTTTCGTATTtaacaacaatgaaacaaaaaacTATTGGTGAGCTAAAAGACTCTAAACTTATACCATCGATTGTAAATGTTGAAAATAGACTAGCAAGCTACATGACTCAGTGGCCAACCTCTCTTACCACTTTGGTTCATGGGGATGTGAATAAAATGACTTTATCTGAGTTGAGACTTAAAATAATTCAGAGATACCTAGAACTGATCTTGGATATAAGTCCAAATGAATTTGAAAGAGGTTTGCAGACATACCCTACTATTAAGCATAGACCGCTGCAAACTATCAACAAGACATTAAACATTTTACAAGGACAAATAGTAATGAATAATGAGAAGATAAAATCTAACTTTTATTTACTACATATGGATCcagaaaatttagaaaacattttatacaatCTTAGATCTATTGCGGGAATTGatataaaagaaattataaGAAGGTATCCAAAGTTAGCTATTAGAAACTGTTCAACGTTagtagaaataaaaacaatccTTGAACAATATGGAATTGGCGATGAGGCACAAAAAAGATGTTTTGAAATATACACATTAAGTCCCAGCACAATAAAGGAAAGAttggaaaaaacaaaaaatatacctgAATTTAACACATTCTATAACCATCCAAGGTTTTTGAAAATGATACACTACAATACTAAAGCGTCTAAAAGATTAATAGACTTATATAACACTAACAAAAAATGCTTGAGCTTAAATATACTTTCAGGAAGTTCCACACACTATAAGGTGTATGAGAGGGCACAAGGTGATCGGCTAGGAAAGGGCAAAGACCTTCTTTTTTGTATATCTCAGTCATTGGGTAATCTGTATAGTACAAATGACATAGGAAGAATAATTAAAAGACACCCATTTTGGCAGTATATACCTCTAGTCCATGTAAAATATGTTCACAAGCAATTGTGTAGCGAGTTTACAGCACatgatatttatgaaaattgtaCTATTCTCCTATATCCTTGGAATAAAATTCGACAAGTCATAAATTCACTTAACACAAAATCCTTTACTGGTAGTGATACTTTATTTAATGACCTTTTAGACATTGAAATGCTTAACAAATCACAAAAACTAAGTTTAATTACAtatatacttgaaaaaaatcattatttttctgGAAATGGAGTTTGGTCTGAAGAAAAACAAACAAGATGA
- the LOC112047291 gene encoding uncharacterized protein LOC112047291 translates to MGSKSKTGLFALGFYGLASLFILIAFVSPYWLVTDGKLKNPKFLKIGLWQVCFNGFEEVHHWYDVSFKGCWWIFEEEYYIIHDILLPGFFIATQFFFTVSMCCVLISVFLSFSYIRKDNDDDNYVTLLVTFGTILVIGGFSGIISVVTFGARGDGRDWMPNWEHNDLGWAFALGCIGVILLFPAGILFLVEARVRKYKRLHEMQSRDPSSYTMHERKMAYPAHTDI, encoded by the exons atggGTTCAAAATCTAAAACTGGTCTATTCGCACTTGGCTTTTATGGGCTggcttctttatttatattgatagcTTTCGTAAGTCCATACTGGTTAGTTACGGATGGTAAACTAAAAAACccaaaatttcttaaaatag GCTTATGGCAAGTGTGTTTTAATGGTTTTGAAGAAGTTCATCATTGGTATGATGTATCTTTCAAAGGTTGCTGGTGGATATTTGAAGAGGAATACTACATAATACATGATATATTGTTGCCAGGATTTTTTATAGCGACACAATTCTTCTTTACCGTGTCTATGTGCTGTGTTCTAATATCAGTTTTTCTATCATTTTCATACATTAGAAAagacaatgatgatgacaattatGTTACTCTTTTGGTAACATTTGGCACTATTCTTGTTATAGGTG GTTTCTCAGGAATAATATCTGTTGTGACTTTTGGAGCTAGAGGCGATGGACGCGACTGGATGCCAAATTGGGAACATAATGACTTGGGCTGGGCATTCGCGCTTGGCTGTATTGGTGTAATATTGCTGTTTCCAGCTGGCATCCTCTTTTTAGTTGAAGCTAGGGTACGGAAATACAAGAGATTACACGAAATGCAGAGTAGAGACCCATCTTCTTACACCATGCACGAGAGAAAAATGGCATACCCAGCACATACTGAcatataa
- the LOC112047292 gene encoding uncharacterized protein LOC112047292, with protein sequence MRKRSMAGNCGIIVFVIALVTVALAFGTPSWLVSDYRIRGAKLDRLGLWSHCFRSLPDPLDQYQRRFFVGCRWVYDPFTTGYDKIRGYLLPGFMIATQLFYTLCLIGVLISTILVIIFFLCCGPDQNRYVTIIRIIGFLMLAAGLSGGIAVIVFASLGNTDGWMPDHANNYLGWSFGLGVVGAVACLVTAALFLTEANIQMKKRKRFKESQARFELEHESKA encoded by the exons ATGAGGAAAAGAAGCATGGCAGGTAATTGTGGGATCATTGTTTTTGTGATTGCCCTTGTGACTGTGGCATTGGCATTCGGCACGCCTAGCTGGCTTGTTAGCGATTATAGGATACGAGGAGCTAAGTTGGACAG ATTGGGATTATGGAGTCATTGCTTCAGATCATTGCCAGACCCTTTGGATCAATATCAAAGGCGATTTTTTGTTGGCTGTCGTTGGGTTTATGATCCCTTTACCACTGGATATGATAAAATTCGTGGATATCTCCTTCCAg GTTTTATGATAGCAACTCAGCTGTTTTACACTCTATGCTTGATAGGTGTATTGATTTCAACTATTTTGGTGATTATATTTTTCCTGTGTTGTGGACCAGACCAAAACAGATATGTAACGATTATACGGATCATTGGATTTCTAATGTTAGCTGCAG gatTAAGTGGAGGAATAGCAGTAATCGTTTTTGCTTCATTGGGAAATACAGATGGATGGATGCCTGATCATGCTAACAATTACTTAG GGTGGTCGTTCGGCCTTGGCGTGGTAGGAGCAGTTGCCTGTCTCGTAACCGCTGCGTTATTCCTCACCGAGGCGAACATACAGATGAAAAAGCGCAAGAGATTTAAAGAGTCCCAGGCACGGTTTGAGCTGGAACACGAATCTAAAGCGTAA
- the LOC112047290 gene encoding uncharacterized protein LOC112047290, with protein MTADGDNEYPRASNATLIGASITYIAGLFLLLSFAGPYWIESYPEMFSSFKHMGLWQYCFERFRFPSYQYDKYFDGCHYIFGQELYVIREWLLPGWLMAVQTFVTLGLMLSFTAQVLLACVIVRIPLRTVLRYEWMFVSAAFIMVSVSSVFLFFAVAIFGGNCYRRDWLLYPSFNVLSWSYAFAVIASILFGLAAVLLFLEARKLYEMRLEAKNLVAQMQHSQPEHALHQLRDQLHQQQQLGYFRN; from the exons ATGACTGCAGACGGTGATAACGAGTATCCGAGGGCTTCTA ATGCTACGCTGATTGGAGCGAGTATAACATACATAGCAGGATTGTTTTTGCTGTTGTCCTTTGCTGGCCCATACTGGATAGAATCTTATCCAGAGATGTTCTCTTCATTCAAACATATGGGTTTGTGGCAGTACTGTTTCGAAAGATTTAGATTTCCCTCATATCAGtatgacaaatattttgatGGATGCCACTATATTTTTGGTCAA gAATTGTATGTTATCCGTGAGTGGCTGTTGCCAGGTTGGCTGATGGCAGTGCAGACATTTGTAACCCTTGGATTGATGCTGTCATTCACTGCCCAAGTGCTGCTAGCCTGTGTGATTGTGCGAATACCATTGCGCACTGTCCTGAGATATGAATGGATGTTTGTGTCTGCTGCCTTTATAATGGTATCAGTGTCAA gTGTGTTCCTGTTCTTTGCTGTGGCTATATTCGGTGGGAACTGCTACCGTCGCGATTGGCTGCTCTATCCTTCATTCAATGTCTTATCTTGGTCATATGCATTTGCAGTTATTGCCTCCATTTTGTTTG GTCTGGCAGCGGTGTTGTTGTTCCTGGAGGCGCGCAAGTTGTACGAGATGCGCTTGGAGGCGAAGAACCTCGTCGCGCAGATGCAGCACAGCCAGCCGGAGCACGCGCTGCACCAGCTGCGCGACCAGCTgcatcaacaacaacaactggGCTACTTCAGGAACTAA